Proteins encoded by one window of Emticicia oligotrophica DSM 17448:
- a CDS encoding type 1 glutamine amidotransferase — MKENIKIAILDMYNGFNNEGMRCIKMICGQFLAQEGIKGKYDIFDVRKKNEIPEIEEYDIFISTGGPGNPLPEGHEWEAKFGNFIDQIFLHNQTQENKKYLFLICHSFQIACNHLHLGIVCKRRSTSFGVMPIHRTSDGENEPFFNGLPEIFYAVDSRDYQLIQPNWEKINQFGAKVLCLEKIRNYVPLERAIMAIRFSDEVFGTQFHPEADAEGMLRYFKQEEKMIAVVSEHGVEKYEEMIERLDDPDKIMLTESIVIPSFLNHAAEQILAVA, encoded by the coding sequence ATGAAAGAAAATATTAAAATTGCCATTTTGGATATGTACAATGGGTTCAATAACGAAGGAATGCGTTGTATAAAAATGATTTGTGGACAATTTCTTGCTCAAGAAGGAATCAAGGGGAAGTATGATATTTTTGATGTAAGAAAGAAAAACGAAATTCCTGAAATTGAAGAGTATGATATTTTCATTTCGACGGGTGGTCCTGGAAATCCACTACCAGAAGGTCATGAATGGGAAGCCAAATTCGGTAACTTTATTGACCAAATTTTCCTCCACAACCAAACTCAAGAAAACAAAAAATACTTATTTTTGATTTGTCACTCATTCCAAATTGCTTGTAATCATTTACATTTGGGCATTGTCTGCAAGAGGCGTTCAACTTCATTTGGGGTGATGCCTATTCACAGAACCTCTGACGGAGAAAATGAGCCATTTTTTAATGGTCTTCCCGAAATATTTTATGCGGTAGATTCGAGAGATTATCAATTAATTCAACCAAACTGGGAGAAAATCAATCAATTTGGAGCAAAAGTACTTTGTTTAGAGAAAATTCGTAACTATGTTCCTCTTGAAAGAGCGATTATGGCAATCAGGTTTTCTGATGAAGTATTCGGCACTCAATTCCACCCCGAAGCAGATGCAGAAGGTATGCTTCGTTATTTCAAACAAGAAGAAAAAATGATTGCTGTCGTTAGCGAACATGGTGTAGAAAAGTACGAAGAAATGATTGAACGACTCGACGACCCCGATAAAATTATGCTCACTGAATCTATTGTGATTCCATCTTTTTTAAACCACGCAGCCGAACAAATTCTGGCAGTTGCTTAA
- a CDS encoding ATP-grasp domain-containing protein, which yields MKKIGILFGMEDTFPWAFIEQVNKTAPSGIIAEPVKIDKVEQGVPTEYAVIIDRISQDVPFYRAYLKNAAICGTAVINNPFWWSADEKFFNNCLAVQLGVPVPKTVLLPSKERPDDTTEKSFRNLVAPLDWGYMFNQIGFPAYMKPHAGGGWKSVYRVDNPDDLWHKHGETGQLVMLLQEEIQFTDYYRCYCLNGKYVHIMPYEPRNPHHLRYATQPKTTGEAHKKLMATITDYVLKLNHALGYDFNTVEFAIRDGIPYAIDFCNPAPDADIHSVGQTNFDWIVENAAKMAIERAIEQVDGKNNCTWGTFVRDSVATPVPAVATAKKAAAKKK from the coding sequence ATGAAAAAAATTGGTATATTATTCGGAATGGAAGATACTTTCCCTTGGGCATTTATCGAACAAGTAAACAAAACTGCTCCAAGCGGAATTATAGCCGAGCCAGTAAAGATTGATAAAGTTGAACAAGGAGTTCCAACTGAATATGCTGTCATTATTGACCGTATTTCTCAAGATGTTCCATTTTATCGTGCATATTTAAAAAATGCTGCAATTTGTGGAACAGCTGTTATCAACAATCCATTTTGGTGGAGTGCCGATGAAAAGTTTTTCAATAACTGTTTAGCAGTTCAGTTGGGCGTTCCAGTGCCAAAAACGGTGTTATTACCATCGAAAGAACGCCCTGATGATACAACCGAAAAATCATTCAGAAACTTAGTAGCACCACTTGACTGGGGCTATATGTTCAATCAAATCGGTTTTCCAGCCTACATGAAACCACATGCGGGTGGAGGTTGGAAAAGCGTGTATCGTGTTGACAATCCAGATGATTTGTGGCATAAACATGGTGAAACAGGGCAATTAGTCATGCTTTTACAAGAAGAAATTCAATTTACAGACTATTACCGCTGCTATTGCCTCAATGGTAAATATGTGCATATTATGCCTTATGAACCAAGAAATCCTCATCATTTACGATATGCCACGCAACCAAAAACAACAGGTGAAGCCCATAAAAAGTTGATGGCAACCATTACCGACTACGTATTGAAATTAAATCATGCCTTAGGTTATGATTTTAATACTGTTGAATTTGCCATTCGTGATGGTATCCCTTACGCCATAGACTTCTGTAATCCTGCTCCTGATGCAGATATTCATTCTGTTGGCCAAACAAATTTCGATTGGATTGTAGAAAATGCTGCAAAAATGGCCATTGAAAGAGCAATTGAACAAGTGGATGGTAAAAACAACTGTACATGGGGAACATTCGTTCGTGATTCGGTAGCCACACCTGTTCCAGCAGTAGCTACTGCAAAGAAGGCAGCCGCAAAGAAAAAATAA
- a CDS encoding sialidase family protein: MKLLKTLAIFSFVTFNCLGQATAVFEGFINENPEEKSCHASTIVELSKGKLMAAWFAGEHENHPQVCIWVATQERGKTWSKAIKIADGIYEGKQYACWNPVLFKNSSGKLFLYYKVGINPREWWGMVKTSDNEGKTWSSPSRLPNDILGPIRNKSIQLKNGSVLHPSSTESIRGDIWHSHMEISDANGKNWKKIDIDCGEYGVIQPTILNHKDGKIQILMRSRQNKIIQSWSEDNGQTWSKLSPINLPNPNSGIDAVTLKNGSFLLVYNPLPSGKEWSNGRNVLKVARSIDGNNWEDIYTLENQEKGEFSYPAIIQTGDGLVHITYTYDRKLIKTVVLDIK, translated from the coding sequence ATGAAATTATTAAAAACATTAGCAATTTTTTCTTTTGTAACATTCAACTGTTTAGGTCAAGCTACAGCAGTTTTTGAAGGTTTTATCAACGAAAATCCAGAAGAAAAGTCATGCCACGCTTCAACAATTGTTGAATTGAGCAAAGGTAAATTAATGGCGGCATGGTTTGCTGGTGAACACGAAAATCACCCACAGGTTTGTATTTGGGTAGCAACTCAAGAAAGAGGAAAAACATGGTCTAAAGCCATTAAAATTGCGGATGGCATATATGAAGGCAAACAATATGCTTGTTGGAATCCAGTACTTTTCAAAAATTCAAGTGGAAAATTATTTCTATATTACAAGGTTGGTATCAATCCAAGAGAATGGTGGGGAATGGTGAAAACTTCTGATAATGAGGGTAAAACGTGGTCAAGCCCAAGTCGACTACCCAACGATATTCTCGGGCCAATCAGAAACAAAAGTATTCAGCTAAAAAATGGGTCAGTACTGCATCCTTCCAGTACAGAAAGTATAAGGGGAGATATTTGGCATTCGCACATGGAAATTTCTGATGCAAATGGCAAAAATTGGAAGAAAATTGATATTGATTGCGGTGAATATGGCGTTATTCAACCGACTATTTTGAATCATAAGGACGGGAAAATACAAATATTGATGAGAAGCCGCCAAAATAAAATCATTCAGTCTTGGTCTGAAGATAATGGTCAAACATGGAGTAAACTTTCTCCTATAAATCTACCAAACCCAAATTCAGGAATTGATGCCGTAACCTTAAAGAATGGTTCTTTTCTTTTGGTTTATAATCCTCTTCCTTCTGGCAAAGAATGGTCAAATGGAAGAAATGTTTTGAAAGTAGCTCGTTCAATAGATGGAAACAACTGGGAGGACATTTATACCCTTGAAAATCAAGAAAAAGGTGAGTTTAGTTATCCTGCCATCATTCAAACTGGAGATGGTTTAGTTCATATTACCTACACTTACGATAGAAAGCTAATCAAAACTGTGGTTTTAGATATAAAATAA
- a CDS encoding 3-coathanger stack domain-containing protein translates to MAQHPDDVVSVPKVNLPTYVDTYQSDFVLKWDTLNQESFVHFQVYLKDSTSNIIIHNYQNLGYVGRVNFRNLIDNHLYVYKIRAFNSLRVGDTKETNLQFINKKSIGNRTLSVPIFNVNRFCKNDNVNFNFTTTGDWFPNFNYILEMSDVNGSFDNPFEIIQLISAGSYNFSLKNSAISKSGFYKFRIRASYPNTLYLSEESEPIYVTALGGVTTSIYPEIYVPSGGPIIICSQKSVNLYTFTNIDDDFTKSYQWFLNDVPIQDATNRHYSASFISTTAKYSVKVSKNECVVESLPQQLFAVNSNSSYVVADRRANCYDTPKVLRSKYVSNSADYQWYKNNVLIPNATDYHYTVTEKGIYEVQVTDVGCEFGRGKFDVQISDSFDAMIYAKDSILCGNGGQRIVIQTETLPNAKFQWKRNGMNITGEKQQYILADQPGVYSLSIENGLCKTTTKSINIVSTNNLVLKLTAPWGTTLCNGWSIYLTIENFLDYTYCKWYRNGVLIPNASNQKLWLSEAGNYQAKIDIGYCVAESNIIVVTSSPNKINAKIKVVDDSPFICNNYPIIIFFADGYTDQTIFNWYKNNNLIATNSPSLTTNEVGTYKLIVQLGQCIGESNDIELKIDTSRIIPVVVDNSLFPIEGKIEVCPKNSIRLELRSGITNMGLERNLQWFKDGEIIPNENRFVLWAEQPGKYQLKVTDLNGGCKSQSKVFEIEHINPPKGILQSDTTLINLGQQVHLNYEILGVGKTYYKIANYLDSVSHSVNLSKSIFPLETKNYKIEYVTNWCSSGETFGNHYAKVIMCQDKHIITEKLKDNNILNFQAKSEINAVNTIFSGSKINYRAGNAISLLPGFDSNKGSIFKAEIGGCDN, encoded by the coding sequence ATGGCACAACATCCCGATGATGTTGTGAGTGTTCCGAAAGTAAATTTACCAACATATGTTGATACCTATCAATCCGATTTCGTTTTAAAATGGGATACACTTAACCAAGAATCTTTTGTGCATTTTCAAGTATATCTTAAAGATTCTACATCAAATATTATCATTCATAATTATCAAAATTTAGGGTATGTGGGTAGGGTTAACTTTAGAAATTTAATAGATAACCACCTTTATGTTTACAAAATTAGGGCATTTAATTCATTACGTGTAGGCGATACAAAAGAAACAAATTTACAATTTATTAATAAGAAAAGTATAGGAAATCGTACACTTAGTGTGCCCATTTTTAATGTAAATAGATTTTGTAAAAATGATAATGTAAATTTTAATTTTACAACAACAGGTGATTGGTTTCCTAACTTTAATTACATTTTAGAAATGTCAGATGTTAATGGGAGTTTTGATAATCCGTTTGAGATTATCCAACTTATCTCTGCTGGGAGTTATAATTTTTCACTGAAAAATAGTGCAATTTCTAAATCTGGATTTTATAAATTTAGGATTAGAGCTTCCTATCCCAACACTTTGTATTTAAGTGAGGAATCAGAACCAATTTATGTTACTGCACTTGGTGGTGTAACTACAAGTATATATCCTGAAATTTATGTACCTTCTGGTGGACCGATCATAATATGTAGCCAAAAATCTGTAAACTTATATACCTTTACTAATATAGATGATGATTTTACAAAAAGCTATCAATGGTTTCTGAATGATGTTCCAATACAAGATGCTACAAACAGACATTATTCTGCTTCGTTTATATCTACAACGGCAAAATATAGTGTGAAAGTATCAAAAAATGAATGTGTTGTTGAAAGCCTTCCCCAACAGTTATTTGCAGTTAATTCAAACTCTTCTTATGTTGTTGCTGACCGAAGAGCCAATTGTTATGATACTCCAAAAGTCCTAAGGTCTAAATATGTAAGTAATTCAGCGGACTACCAGTGGTATAAGAATAATGTACTAATACCGAATGCAACAGATTATCACTATACAGTAACTGAAAAAGGAATTTATGAGGTACAAGTTACTGATGTAGGATGTGAATTTGGGAGGGGTAAATTTGATGTTCAAATTAGCGATTCGTTTGATGCAATGATTTATGCTAAAGATAGTATATTGTGTGGTAATGGAGGGCAAAGAATTGTTATTCAGACAGAAACTTTGCCAAATGCTAAGTTTCAATGGAAAAGAAATGGTATGAATATTACGGGCGAAAAACAGCAGTATATCTTGGCTGACCAACCCGGAGTTTATTCACTTTCAATTGAAAATGGATTATGTAAAACCACAACAAAATCCATTAATATTGTTTCGACAAATAATTTAGTACTGAAACTAACCGCTCCGTGGGGTACAACACTTTGTAACGGTTGGTCTATTTACCTTACAATTGAAAACTTTTTGGATTATACTTACTGCAAATGGTATCGCAATGGGGTATTGATTCCTAATGCTTCTAATCAAAAATTATGGCTGAGTGAAGCTGGTAATTATCAGGCTAAAATTGATATAGGGTATTGTGTTGCTGAATCAAATATCATAGTAGTAACTTCATCCCCTAATAAAATAAATGCAAAGATAAAAGTTGTTGATGATTCACCATTTATCTGCAATAATTATCCGATTATTATATTCTTTGCTGACGGATATACTGACCAGACTATTTTCAATTGGTATAAAAATAATAATTTAATAGCTACAAATTCGCCAAGTTTAACAACAAACGAAGTTGGAACATATAAATTAATCGTGCAGCTTGGACAGTGTATTGGGGAAAGTAATGATATAGAATTGAAAATAGATACAAGTAGAATTATACCTGTAGTAGTTGATAATAGTCTCTTTCCAATTGAAGGTAAAATAGAGGTCTGTCCAAAGAATTCGATAAGGCTCGAACTAAGGAGTGGGATTACAAATATGGGACTCGAACGGAATCTTCAATGGTTTAAAGATGGAGAAATAATACCTAATGAAAACAGATTCGTTTTGTGGGCAGAACAACCAGGTAAATACCAACTTAAAGTTACCGATTTAAATGGGGGATGTAAAAGCCAATCAAAGGTTTTTGAAATTGAACACATAAATCCACCTAAGGGAATTTTACAATCAGATACAACTTTAATAAATTTAGGACAGCAAGTTCATCTAAATTACGAAATCTTGGGAGTGGGTAAAACTTACTATAAAATTGCGAATTACTTAGATAGTGTAAGCCACAGTGTAAATTTATCAAAAAGTATTTTTCCTTTAGAAACCAAAAATTATAAAATTGAATATGTTACTAACTGGTGTTCGTCAGGTGAAACTTTTGGCAACCATTATGCTAAGGTAATAATGTGTCAAGATAAACACATAATAACTGAAAAACTTAAAGATAATAATATACTGAATTTTCAGGCCAAAAGTGAAATTAATGCAGTAAATACAATTTTTAGTGGTTCAAAAATCAACTATAGAGCGGGAAACGCAATTTCGTTATTGCCAGGTTTTGATTCAAATAAAGGATCAATATTCAAGGCGGAAATAGGTGGTTGTGATAATTAA
- a CDS encoding carboxylate-amine ligase, which translates to MAQFTLGIEEEFQTIDPITRELRSHMAKLVEGGQVILQERIKQEMHQAVVEMISSVCENIQQAREEVTYLRRMLFDLAAKQNLHIAAAGTHPFSDWQNQLITADARYDKLIDDMRDVARSNLIFGLHVHVGIPSRQEGMQIQNAARYFLPHIYALSTNSPFWCGRNTGFKSYRSKVFDKFPRTGIPDYFSSVAEYDNYVNVLVKTNCIDNGKKIWWDLRLHPFYPTIEFRICDIPMRVDETICLAALMQAIVAKLYKLHQQNLSFRPYHKMLISENKWRAARYGIHGHLIDFGKEKEVPYSHLAEELMEFVDDVLDELGSRKEVEYIHEILKNGTGADRQLRVFEETNNLQSVVDYIVNETRIGL; encoded by the coding sequence ATGGCTCAATTTACATTAGGAATTGAAGAAGAATTTCAAACCATTGACCCAATTACGCGTGAATTACGTTCTCACATGGCGAAGTTAGTGGAGGGTGGACAGGTAATTTTACAAGAACGAATCAAACAGGAAATGCACCAAGCTGTGGTGGAAATGATTTCAAGTGTTTGTGAAAATATCCAACAAGCTCGTGAGGAGGTTACTTATTTACGTAGAATGTTGTTCGATTTAGCTGCCAAACAAAACTTACACATTGCTGCTGCTGGCACCCACCCTTTTTCTGATTGGCAAAACCAATTAATTACGGCTGATGCTAGGTATGATAAACTCATTGATGATATGCGTGATGTGGCTCGTTCAAACCTCATTTTTGGTTTGCACGTACACGTAGGTATTCCTAGTCGCCAAGAAGGGATGCAAATTCAAAATGCTGCCCGATATTTCTTGCCTCATATTTATGCACTTTCTACCAATTCACCTTTTTGGTGTGGCAGAAATACAGGTTTTAAATCGTATCGCTCAAAAGTATTTGATAAATTTCCAAGAACTGGAATTCCTGATTATTTTTCAAGTGTGGCTGAGTATGACAATTATGTGAATGTACTTGTAAAAACCAATTGCATTGATAATGGCAAAAAAATTTGGTGGGACCTACGCCTGCATCCATTCTACCCTACTATTGAGTTTAGAATTTGTGATATTCCTATGCGTGTTGATGAAACAATATGTTTGGCAGCATTAATGCAAGCAATTGTAGCCAAACTTTATAAATTGCATCAACAAAACCTCAGCTTCAGACCATATCACAAAATGCTCATTAGCGAAAATAAATGGCGTGCGGCCAGATATGGTATTCATGGCCATTTGATTGATTTTGGTAAGGAAAAAGAAGTACCCTACTCGCACTTAGCCGAAGAATTAATGGAATTTGTAGATGATGTATTAGATGAATTAGGGAGCAGAAAAGAAGTAGAATACATCCATGAAATCTTGAAAAATGGAACAGGTGCTGACCGACAACTTAGGGTTTTTGAGGAAACAAATAATCTACAATCGGTTGTTGATTACATTGTAAACGAAACTAGGATTGGTCTGTAA
- a CDS encoding alpha-L-fucosidase — protein MKIKFLYSILLIMFISSKPVIAQNTIHPTSSNYQYPTEPEVREKLENWRDLKFGMIIHWGLYAVPGIIESWSICNEDWIYRDSTSKYDDYKKWYWGLSKDFNPTKFNPESWAKAAKDAGMKYVVFTTKHHDGFNMFDTKESDFKITSGPFANNPTSNVAKYVFEAFRKENFMIGAYFSKPDWHTQYYWWDRYATPDRNVNYDIRKNPWRWNKYKEFTYNQINELTSEYGKVDILWLDGGWVRPLETVNDEVRSWGAPIPPFSQHIDMPKIAKMARSNQPGLLIVDRTVHGPYENYRTPEQSIPKTKSDTPWESCITLGGAWGYVPNDNFKSATKVIHTLNEIVAKGGSLLLGVGPTAEGTLLDIQVTRLAEIGKWLEKNGEAIYGTRVTDYYNENNVFFTKGKGNTLYALVNILENSQVQSSISWSKNIPKAGSKVILLSENLSLNWEKKGEKVFINLPQEIVEKYKSYPALALKFEK, from the coding sequence ATGAAAATAAAATTCCTCTATTCAATTTTATTGATTATGTTCATTAGCTCAAAACCAGTTATTGCACAAAATACAATACATCCTACTTCTAGCAACTACCAATATCCAACCGAGCCTGAAGTAAGAGAAAAATTAGAAAACTGGCGTGATTTAAAGTTTGGAATGATAATACATTGGGGACTTTATGCTGTTCCGGGTATTATTGAATCATGGTCGATTTGTAATGAAGATTGGATTTATCGAGATTCAACTTCAAAATATGATGATTACAAAAAATGGTACTGGGGATTAAGTAAAGATTTTAATCCAACTAAATTCAACCCTGAATCATGGGCCAAGGCTGCCAAAGATGCAGGAATGAAATATGTAGTTTTTACTACCAAACACCATGACGGCTTCAATATGTTTGATACTAAAGAAAGCGACTTTAAAATCACCAGCGGACCTTTTGCTAATAATCCAACATCTAATGTTGCCAAATATGTTTTTGAAGCTTTCAGAAAAGAAAACTTTATGATTGGTGCATATTTTTCAAAGCCCGACTGGCACACACAATATTATTGGTGGGATAGATACGCAACTCCCGATAGAAATGTTAATTATGACATAAGAAAAAATCCTTGGAGATGGAATAAATATAAAGAGTTCACCTATAATCAAATAAACGAACTCACTTCAGAATATGGCAAAGTTGATATACTTTGGTTAGATGGAGGTTGGGTACGACCACTTGAAACAGTGAATGATGAGGTTCGTTCATGGGGAGCTCCAATCCCACCATTCAGTCAGCATATTGATATGCCAAAAATTGCCAAAATGGCAAGAAGCAACCAACCTGGCTTATTAATAGTTGATAGAACTGTTCATGGCCCTTACGAGAACTACCGAACACCCGAACAATCAATACCAAAAACTAAGTCAGATACTCCATGGGAAAGTTGTATTACCTTAGGTGGGGCTTGGGGATATGTACCTAACGATAATTTTAAATCAGCAACCAAAGTTATTCATACACTCAATGAAATAGTCGCTAAAGGAGGCAGTTTATTATTAGGAGTAGGCCCTACAGCAGAAGGTACTTTGCTTGATATTCAAGTAACTAGACTAGCAGAAATAGGTAAATGGCTTGAAAAAAATGGTGAAGCTATTTATGGTACACGTGTAACAGATTACTACAACGAAAATAACGTTTTCTTTACAAAAGGAAAAGGTAACACCCTTTATGCACTTGTCAATATTCTAGAAAATAGTCAAGTACAAAGTTCTATTTCATGGTCAAAAAACATTCCTAAAGCTGGTAGTAAAGTAATTTTATTGAGTGAAAATCTTTCTTTAAATTGGGAAAAGAAAGGAGAAAAAGTTTTTATAAATTTACCTCAAGAGATAGTAGAAAAATACAAATCTTATCCAGCTTTAGCATTAAAATTTGAAAAATAA